The sequence GACCGACTTCCACGTCGCCTACCGGACCGGGCTGCGCCACCCGCTCGGCGAGAGCGCGGCGGGCCGGGCGATCCTGGAGGCCCGGACCTTCCCCAGCCAGCGCCGGCCGGAGCAGGGCTTCGTCATCACCCGGGCGGAGGAGCAGTCCGGCGCGTCCGGCGCGGCCGCCGCGCTGCTCGGCCTGAGCGGCATCGAGGGCAGCGTCGGCGTGGTGATGCTGAACGGACTGGTCCCGGAGCGGGTCGGCCCCCGCGTGGTGGAGGCCGCCACCGAGGTGGCCGACGCGTTGCGCTGACCGCCCCGGTCCGCCGGGTGGGCCGTTCGGGTGGCCGTGTGCGTGCCCGCCGGACGGCCCCGGTGTGTTTGGATGCCTCTGTGTCCGACACCAAGCTGCCCAAGGCCCTGACCTCCCCCCGGACCCGGGCCCTCGCGCTCTGCGGCGCGACGGTCGCCGCACTGTTCGGGGTGGCCGCGTTCGTCCCGCTGCCCTACACGCTGACCTTCCCCGGCGTGACCGCGGACACCCTCGGCAGCTACCAGGGCCGCCCGGTGCTCACCGTCACCGGCGCGCCGGTCCGGGCCACCCAGGGGCAGCTGCGGATGGTGACCATCTCGGCGACCAACCCGGGGGAGCGGACCACGCTGTGGCGTTCGCTCCAGGCCTGGTTCGACGAGGACGAGGCCGTCCGGCCCAGTGAGACGGTCTACCCGCAGGGCGACCCGGCGAAGGCCAACGAGGTCACCGCCCAGCAGATGGCCGAGTCCCAGGACGCCGCCACCACGGCCGCGCTCGGCTACCTCCAGCTGTCGCCCGCGCAGGTGAAGGTCGCGATCGACCTCGGTGACATCGGCGGCCCCAGTGCCGGGCAGATGCTCGCGCTCGGCATCGTCGACAAGCTCCGCGGGGACGGCAAGGGCGGCGACCTCACCGGCGGGACGACCGTCGCCGGCACCGGGACCATCGACGACCGGGGCGTGATCGGCCCGGTCGGCGGTGTGCCGCTGAAGACCCAGGCGGCGGCGCGGGACGGCGCGACCGTCTTCCTGGTGCCCAAGGACGAGTGCGCGGACGCCAAGGTCAACCTCCCGGCGGGGCTGCGGCTGGTGCCGGTGGGCACGCTCGGGGAGTCCGTCTCCGCGCTGGAGGCGCTGCGGTCGGGCGGGGCCGTTCCGGGGTGCTGAGCCGCCGGGTTCGGCCGGGCCGCCGGGTTCGGCCGAGCCGCCGGGTTCCGTCGAGCGGCTGAGCGACTGAGCGGCTGGGCGACTGGGCAAGTGGACGGCCGGACGGTCGGGCGGTGGGCTACTCGGCGGCGGCCTGGTCGACCAGCGGCAGGATCCGGTAGGGCACCGGGTTCTCCAGCGCGATCGCGGTGGAGGACCGGACGATCCCGTCGAAGCCCACCACCCGGTCGATCACCCGCTGCAGATCGGCGTTCGACCGGGCCACGATCCGCACCATCATGTCGCCGTGCCCGGTGATGGTGTGCAGCTCCAGCACCTCGGGCACGGCCGCCAGATGCGCGCGCACGTCGGCGCCCTGCCCCTGGGAGATCTCCAGGGTCGCGAAGGCCGTCACCGGGTAGCCGAGCGCCGCCGGGTCCACTTCCGGCCCGAAGCCGCCGATCACCCCGCGGGCCTGGAGCCGGTCCAGCCGGGCCTGCACGGTGCCGCGGGCCACCTGGAGCCGTCGCGAGCACTCCAGGACACCGATCCGCGGCTCCTCGGCGAGCAGCCGGATCAGCCGCCCGTCCAGGGCGTCGATGGCGTCGTTGACGCTCCCCGTGACCGCCCCGGCCGCAGGCCCGGACCCGGCTCCGTTCGCGGTCCCGGCAGCGGCCGGGGCGATGCCGGAATGCCCTTGCCCGGCAGGCGAGTTGGGCGAACCAGGTGCGCCCGTCGGGCTGGCGGCGTGGGCGGGGGGCATCGCGGGCTCCGTCCTCGGGTGGGCATTGTGTACAGCGGTGCGGCCGATTCTCCCGCCCCGGAGCACAGCTTGACCAGGAGGAAACGGAACAGTTGCGCGGATGTCGCCCCGGCGCCACCCTCCAGCCACGACCCCGCGCGCCGGCCCCCACCGGTCCGCGAGCGGAACCGTGGTCCCGTACCCCCACCGGGAGGGCTGACATGACCGACACCGCCGCCGAACCCGCGCTGCTCACCGCCGCCGGGCCCGACGAGCCCGGCCTCCTCCCGAGGGGCCGCGCCGACGCGGTGGTCCTCGTGGTCGGGGACGCCGAGCGGGCGGCCCACCGGTACGCCGTCGCGCTCGGCCTGCGCTGCACCGCGTACGCCGGGCCCGAGACCGGCGAACCCGAGATCGTCTCCTACGTGCTGCAGGGCCCCGGCACCCGCTTCGTCCTGACCTCGCTGGTCCAGGTGATCGGCCCGCGCGGCCGGGAGCTGGCCGGCCACCTGGCCCGGCACGGCGACGGCGTGATCGACCTCGCGGTGGCCGTGCCGGACGTCTGTTACGCCTACGACTACGCCGTCGACCGGGGCGCGGCCTCGCTCGCCGAGCCGTACGAGGTGCGGGACGCGTACGGCACGGTGGTGCTCGCCGCGATCGGGGTGCCCGGCGGGACCAGGCACACCCTGGTCGACCGGTCCCGCTACCGGGGGGCCTATCTGCCGGGCTACGTGCCCTTCGAGCGGTGGTGACGGAGCGCCGGGGGCGCGGGCCGGACCGGCTCAGCGGACGACGGTGTCGACCACGGGCGGGTGCCCGTTCCAGTAGACGAACACCGAATTGGCCTGGTTGTCCTTGGTGAAGTCCACCCGGATCCACTGCGGACCGTCCCAGACCTGCATCTGCCAGCCGGGGTCCGGGGCGGCCGTGACCAGTGAGGCCCGGTCGGGCCCGAGGTCCAGGGCGACCTTGCCGCCGGGAACGGGATAACTGCGGACGGAGGACGTCGTGCTCGTGGCCGGCGCCGGACGGTGCGACACGACGGCGGCGGTCGAGGGGGCCGCGGGTGGCGCGGCGGAGGCCGGGGGACCGGGCCTGGACGGGGCGGCCGACGCCGGGGCGGTGGACGGCGGCGCGGCCGGATCCGGCCGGCCGGCCGACTGCGCGGGGTCCGCCGACGGGGTCGGCGTGGGTCTCGCGCCACCGGCCGACGCCGGTGAGGGCAGCGGCAGCGCGGTGGGCTGTTCGAACGCGGCCCCGGTCAGCACCGTGTGCACGCCGAACCAGGACAGCGCCACCGCCGCCCCGGTGGCCGCCGCCCAGGCGCCGAGCTGTACCAGTCCGTTCCGCATAGTGCGCACATCCTGCCCCATCACGGCTCCCGGCAGGTGGGCACCCCCGCACTTCCACAGGGGACTTGCACAAACCCGCGACGTTCCGGGCGAACCCTTCCCGAAGGTTCACGAAGCGCTGCCCGGGGCCACCCCGAGGTACAGACCATTCGGGGTCGATGCCGTACCGTGCAGCCCCATGGCAACAGTGCTCGTGGTCGAGGACGACCCCTTCGTACGATCCGCCCTCATCCGCCACCTGTCCGACACCGGCCACGCGGTCCGCAGCGTGGGCACGGCACTCGAGGCGCTGCGCGAGGTCGCCCAGGTCGGCTGCGACCTGGTGATCCTGGACCTCGGACTGCCGGATCTGGACGGCAGCGAGGCGCTCAAGATGATCCGCGGGCTGACGAACGTCCCGGTCATCATCTCCACCGCCCGCGACGACGAGGCCGAGATCGTCCGGCTGCTCAACGACGGCGCCGACGACTACCTGGTGAAACCGTTCTCCGGGGAGCACCTGAGCGCCCGGATGGCCGCCGTGCTGCGCCGGCTCGGCGGCGGGGCGGCCCCGGTCAGCCAGGTGCTCAGGGTCGGCGGGCTGGCGATCGACCTCCAGCG comes from Streptomyces sp. TLI_053 and encodes:
- a CDS encoding Lrp/AsnC family transcriptional regulator: MDALDGRLIRLLAEEPRIGVLECSRRLQVARGTVQARLDRLQARGVIGGFGPEVDPAALGYPVTAFATLEISQGQGADVRAHLAAVPEVLELHTITGHGDMMVRIVARSNADLQRVIDRVVGFDGIVRSSTAIALENPVPYRILPLVDQAAAE
- a CDS encoding VOC family protein, giving the protein MTDTAAEPALLTAAGPDEPGLLPRGRADAVVLVVGDAERAAHRYAVALGLRCTAYAGPETGEPEIVSYVLQGPGTRFVLTSLVQVIGPRGRELAGHLARHGDGVIDLAVAVPDVCYAYDYAVDRGAASLAEPYEVRDAYGTVVLAAIGVPGGTRHTLVDRSRYRGAYLPGYVPFERW
- a CDS encoding response regulator transcription factor, which produces MATVLVVEDDPFVRSALIRHLSDTGHAVRSVGTALEALREVAQVGCDLVILDLGLPDLDGSEALKMIRGLTNVPVIISTARDDEAEIVRLLNDGADDYLVKPFSGEHLSARMAAVLRRLGGGAAPVSQVLRVGGLAIDLQRREAALDGRALDLTRREFDLLAFLAARPGVVVPRKEILAEVWRQTYGGDQTIDVHLSWLRRKLGETASSPRYLHTVRGVGVRLEASGHPAGPGPVPVERRT
- a CDS encoding S16 family serine protease — its product is MSDTKLPKALTSPRTRALALCGATVAALFGVAAFVPLPYTLTFPGVTADTLGSYQGRPVLTVTGAPVRATQGQLRMVTISATNPGERTTLWRSLQAWFDEDEAVRPSETVYPQGDPAKANEVTAQQMAESQDAATTAALGYLQLSPAQVKVAIDLGDIGGPSAGQMLALGIVDKLRGDGKGGDLTGGTTVAGTGTIDDRGVIGPVGGVPLKTQAAARDGATVFLVPKDECADAKVNLPAGLRLVPVGTLGESVSALEALRSGGAVPGC